A genomic segment from Streptomyces sp. NBC_00459 encodes:
- a CDS encoding GH1 family beta-glucosidase has protein sequence MPESVTPVTFPPAFLWGAATSAYQIEGAVREDGRTPSIWDTFSHTPGKTAGGDHGDIAVDHFHRYRDDVQMMADLGLTAYRFSVSWSRVQPTGRGPAVQRGLDFYRRLVDDLLAHNIKPSLTLYHWDLPQELEDAGGWPERETALRFAEYAQIMGEALGDRVEQWTTLNEPWCSAFLGYASGVHAPGRTEPLASLRAAHHLNLAHGLGTSALRAAMPARNTVAVSLNSSVVRPLSQTPEDLAAVRKIDDLANGVFHGPMLHGAYPETLFAATSSVTDWSFVLDGDLPLINQPLDALGLNYYTPALVSAAAEKPSGPRADGHGASDFSPWPGADEVLFHQSPGERTEMGWSIDPTGLHDLIMRYTKEAPGLPIYITENGAAYDDKPESDGSVHDPERIAYLHGHLRAVRRAIAEGADVRGYYLWSLMDNFEWAYGYSKRFGAVYVDYATLTRTPKSSALWYGRAARSGSLPAANSE, from the coding sequence ATGCCTGAATCCGTTACCCCTGTGACCTTTCCTCCCGCCTTCCTCTGGGGCGCGGCGACCTCCGCGTACCAGATCGAGGGGGCGGTGCGGGAGGACGGCCGCACCCCCTCGATCTGGGACACGTTCAGTCATACGCCGGGCAAGACGGCCGGCGGCGACCACGGTGACATCGCTGTCGACCACTTCCACCGCTACCGCGACGACGTGCAGATGATGGCCGACCTGGGCCTCACCGCGTATCGCTTCTCCGTCTCCTGGTCGCGGGTGCAGCCGACGGGCCGGGGGCCGGCGGTCCAGCGCGGTCTGGACTTCTACCGGCGCCTCGTCGACGATCTGCTCGCGCACAACATCAAGCCCTCGCTCACCCTCTACCACTGGGACCTGCCACAGGAGCTGGAGGACGCGGGCGGCTGGCCGGAGCGGGAGACCGCGCTGCGTTTCGCCGAGTACGCCCAGATCATGGGCGAGGCGCTGGGCGACCGTGTCGAGCAGTGGACCACGCTCAACGAGCCCTGGTGCAGCGCGTTCCTGGGCTACGCCTCGGGTGTGCACGCCCCCGGCCGGACCGAGCCGCTGGCCTCGCTGCGGGCGGCGCATCACCTCAACCTGGCGCACGGGCTGGGCACTTCGGCCCTGCGCGCGGCGATGCCGGCCCGCAACACGGTCGCGGTGAGCCTCAACTCCTCGGTGGTCAGGCCGCTTTCGCAGACCCCCGAGGACCTGGCGGCGGTCCGGAAGATCGACGACCTGGCCAACGGCGTCTTCCACGGCCCGATGCTGCACGGCGCCTACCCGGAGACCCTGTTCGCCGCGACCTCGTCGGTCACCGACTGGTCGTTCGTCCTCGACGGCGACCTTCCGCTGATCAACCAGCCGCTGGACGCGCTGGGCCTCAACTACTACACCCCGGCGCTGGTGTCGGCTGCCGCGGAGAAGCCGAGCGGTCCGCGCGCCGACGGTCACGGGGCGAGCGACTTCTCGCCGTGGCCGGGGGCGGACGAGGTCCTCTTCCACCAGTCGCCGGGCGAGCGCACGGAGATGGGCTGGTCGATCGACCCGACGGGCCTGCACGACCTGATCATGCGGTACACGAAGGAGGCTCCGGGTCTGCCGATCTACATCACCGAGAACGGCGCCGCCTACGACGACAAGCCCGAGTCCGACGGCAGCGTCCACGACCCCGAGCGGATCGCCTACCTGCACGGCCATCTGCGGGCGGTCCGGCGCGCGATCGCCGAGGGCGCGGACGTCCGCGGCTACTACCTGTGGTCCCTGATGGACAACTTCGAGTGGGCCTACGGCTACAGCAAGCGCTTCGGCGCGGTGTACGTCGACTACGCGACCCTGACCCGCACCCCGAAGTCGAGCGCCCTCTGGTACGGCCGCGCGGCCCGCAGCGGGAGCCTGCCGGCGGCCAACTCGGAATGA
- a CDS encoding sensor histidine kinase, whose amino-acid sequence MRWALVKVCVAVTTMVVVAFAVPLGLVIREMARDRAFSNAEREAAAVAPALSITTDRDQLERVVASAGSDAGLSVHIPASGGTSAVDLGRQRAADADIEAVRRLGRASTTEVSGGSTLLQPVAIGSGEIAVVEVYVPEAEVTNGIGLAWAVLAGVGAILVVGSVAVADRLGVRMVLPARRLVEGAQELGEGKLGARVPEEGPAELRLAAVAFNSMADQVVQLLANERELAADLSHRLRTPLTVLRLNAASLGDGPAAEQTRAAVAQLEQEVDTIIRTAREAKPRTTAPGPGAGCDAAEVVRERMAFWSALAEDEGRKVRVAGVERPVRIPVARADLAAALDALLGNVFRHTPEGTAFAVDVHNGDDAVIVLVSDAGPGIADPEAAMARGRGSGSAGSTGLGLDIVRRLAESTGGDVRIGSSVLGGTEIRIWIQLDGGAPVRRGHRDRRAGGPWPGSLSGAARWGFSRSSPRP is encoded by the coding sequence ATGAGGTGGGCGCTGGTCAAGGTGTGCGTGGCGGTCACGACGATGGTCGTGGTGGCCTTCGCCGTGCCGCTCGGCCTGGTCATCAGGGAGATGGCCCGCGACCGCGCCTTCTCCAACGCCGAACGGGAGGCCGCGGCCGTCGCCCCCGCCCTCTCCATCACCACCGACCGCGACCAGCTGGAACGCGTCGTCGCCTCCGCCGGATCGGACGCGGGCCTGTCCGTGCACATCCCCGCGAGCGGCGGTACGAGCGCGGTCGACCTCGGACGCCAGCGTGCCGCCGACGCCGACATCGAGGCGGTCCGCAGGCTCGGGCGCGCCTCCACCACCGAGGTGTCCGGTGGATCCACCCTCCTTCAGCCCGTCGCGATCGGCTCCGGCGAGATAGCCGTCGTCGAGGTGTACGTCCCCGAGGCCGAGGTCACCAACGGCATCGGCCTCGCCTGGGCGGTCCTCGCCGGCGTCGGGGCGATCCTCGTCGTCGGTTCGGTCGCCGTCGCCGACCGGCTGGGCGTACGCATGGTGCTGCCCGCCCGACGCCTCGTCGAGGGCGCGCAGGAACTGGGGGAGGGGAAGCTGGGCGCCAGAGTGCCCGAGGAAGGACCGGCCGAACTGCGCCTGGCGGCGGTCGCGTTCAACTCGATGGCCGACCAGGTCGTACAACTGCTCGCAAACGAAAGGGAGTTGGCCGCCGATCTGTCCCACCGGCTGCGTACGCCACTGACCGTGCTGCGGCTGAACGCCGCCTCGCTCGGAGACGGGCCGGCCGCCGAGCAGACCCGGGCCGCGGTCGCCCAGCTGGAGCAGGAGGTCGACACGATCATCCGTACCGCCCGGGAGGCCAAGCCACGGACGACGGCTCCCGGACCGGGCGCCGGCTGTGACGCGGCCGAGGTCGTGCGCGAGCGGATGGCCTTCTGGTCGGCGCTCGCGGAGGACGAGGGGAGGAAGGTGCGGGTGGCCGGTGTGGAACGGCCGGTGCGCATACCCGTGGCCCGCGCCGACCTGGCCGCCGCCCTCGACGCCCTGCTCGGCAACGTGTTCCGGCACACCCCGGAGGGCACCGCCTTCGCGGTCGACGTGCACAACGGCGACGACGCGGTGATCGTGCTGGTGTCGGACGCGGGGCCAGGGATCGCCGATCCCGAGGCCGCCATGGCCAGGGGGCGCGGCTCGGGCAGCGCGGGGTCTACCGGCCTCGGCCTGGACATCGTGCGCCGGCTCGCGGAGTCGACGGGCGGAGACGTACGGATCGGCTCGTCGGTGCTCGGCGGGACGGAGATACGGATCTGGATCCAGCTGGACGGCGGAGCGCCGGTTCGGCGGGGCCACCGGGACCGCAGAGCGGGGGGTCCCTGGCCGGGTTCGTTGTCGGGTGCCGCCCGGTGGGGCTTCTCGCGCAGTTCCCCGCGCCCCTGA
- a CDS encoding response regulator transcription factor, translating into MASVLVVEDDQFVRSALIRHLTDAAHLVRSVGTALEALREVAHFRFDVVILDLGLPDLDGSEALKMLRGITDVPVIVATARDEETEIVRLLNAGADDYLTKPFSVEHLSARIAAVLRRTRTAPADTPPSTVLRVGGLAIDPLRRQAELDGVRLDLTRREFDLLAFLAGRPGVVVARRELLAEVWQQSYGDDQTIDVHLSWLRRKLGETAARPRYLHTLRGVGVKLVPPGAEPPL; encoded by the coding sequence ATGGCAAGTGTGCTCGTGGTCGAGGACGACCAGTTCGTGCGCTCCGCCCTCATCCGGCATCTGACCGATGCCGCGCACCTCGTGCGCAGTGTCGGCACCGCCCTTGAGGCGCTGCGCGAGGTCGCCCACTTCCGTTTCGACGTGGTGATCCTGGACCTCGGTCTGCCCGATCTCGACGGGTCCGAGGCCCTCAAGATGCTGCGCGGAATCACGGACGTGCCCGTGATCGTCGCCACCGCACGCGACGAGGAGACGGAGATCGTCCGGCTGCTGAACGCGGGCGCGGACGACTACCTCACCAAACCGTTCTCGGTCGAACACCTGTCGGCCCGCATCGCCGCCGTACTGCGCCGGACCCGCACCGCACCCGCGGACACCCCGCCCTCCACGGTCCTCCGCGTCGGCGGACTGGCCATCGACCCACTGCGCCGACAGGCCGAACTGGACGGCGTACGGCTGGACCTGACCCGCCGCGAGTTCGACCTGCTCGCCTTCCTCGCCGGTCGGCCCGGTGTCGTCGTCGCGCGCCGGGAACTGCTCGCGGAGGTGTGGCAGCAGTCCTACGGCGACGACCAGACCATCGACGTCCATCTGTCGTGGTTGCGGCGGAAGCTGGGCGAGACAGCGGCCCGACCCCGCTATCTGCACACCCTGCGGGGCGTCGGCGTGAAGTTGGTGCCGCCCGGAGCGGAGCCGCCGCTGTGA
- a CDS encoding spermidine synthase, protein MGKSKNARRGQPASEAVVETVDGGLAELLPDRDRARAWTLLIDGAPQSHVDLDDPAYLSFEYQRRLGHVIDLVAPPGKPVQVVHLGGGALTLARYVAATRPRSTQQAVERDAALVQLVRRELPLDPNARIRVRSTDAREGLAKVPDGWADLVIADVFSGARTPAHLTSVEFLTDVRRVVNDAGCYAANLADGPPLAHLRGQIATAGAVFPELALIADPTVLRGKRFGNAVLVGSAHPLPIAELTRRTASDPHPARLEHGRALKDFTGGAVPVMDAAAVASPAPPPSVFR, encoded by the coding sequence ATGGGAAAGTCCAAGAACGCGCGGCGCGGACAGCCGGCCTCCGAGGCCGTCGTCGAGACGGTCGACGGCGGGCTCGCCGAGCTGCTCCCCGACCGGGACCGGGCGCGCGCCTGGACACTGCTCATCGACGGCGCCCCGCAGTCCCACGTCGACCTCGACGACCCGGCGTACCTCTCGTTCGAGTACCAGCGCCGCCTCGGCCATGTGATCGACCTCGTCGCCCCGCCCGGCAAGCCCGTGCAGGTCGTGCACCTCGGCGGCGGCGCCCTCACCCTCGCCCGGTATGTCGCCGCGACCCGACCCCGGTCCACCCAGCAGGCCGTCGAACGGGACGCCGCCCTCGTCCAACTGGTCCGCCGCGAGCTTCCCCTGGACCCGAACGCCCGTATCCGGGTGCGCTCCACCGACGCCCGCGAAGGACTCGCCAAGGTCCCCGACGGCTGGGCCGACCTCGTCATCGCCGATGTGTTCAGCGGGGCGCGCACCCCGGCCCATCTGACATCGGTCGAGTTCCTGACGGACGTGCGCAGGGTCGTGAACGACGCCGGCTGCTACGCCGCCAACCTCGCCGACGGGCCGCCGCTCGCCCATCTCCGCGGCCAGATCGCCACCGCGGGGGCGGTCTTCCCCGAGCTGGCCCTGATCGCCGACCCGACCGTGCTGCGGGGGAAACGGTTCGGCAACGCGGTGCTCGTCGGCTCCGCGCATCCGCTGCCCATCGCCGAGCTGACCCGCCGGACCGCCTCCGACCCGCACCCCGCCCGCCTCGAACACGGCCGCGCCCTCAAGGACTTCACCGGCGGAGCCGTACCGGTCATGGACGCGGCGGCGGTCGCCTCACCGGCACCACCGCCGTCGGTGTTCCGCTGA